A segment of the Opitutia bacterium genome:
GGACCCGCTCAGTGAGCACGTCTTCGTCTTCCGAAATCGACGGAGGACCCAGGTGAAGTTGTTGCTGTGGACGCGAGGCGGCTTCACCGTGCTGCACAAGCGGCTCGAGCGCGGCACCTTCACGTTTCCGGATGAGGCGCCGTCGACGGCGAAGTTTCTCGAGTTGAACGTCGATGAGTTGGGAACGCTGCTCGAGGGCAGCGAGGTTTCATCGAGGACGTCGACGCGATGGGCGCCGCCGTCACCCGCTCGCGCGGGATGACGAATTCTCCTCGACGCGCGTTGCGGGCGCGCCCTCACTGGTTAGGTTGGCGTGCCCGTGACGAACGCTGCGCCCGCCCTCGCCGACACCGAAAAGCGCCGCCGCTCGCGGCCAGTGC
Coding sequences within it:
- the tnpB gene encoding IS66 family insertion sequence element accessory protein TnpB is translated as MSLAEFARRRGLTTGRLWWWRRRLEAGLGTSSSGARRVWRGESVGLPALPRDARIFAARESCSLRRNFDGLSNEVRSTLGKDPLSEHVFVFRNRRRTQVKLLLWTRGGFTVLHKRLERGTFTFPDEAPSTAKFLELNVDELGTLLEGSEVSSRTSTRWAPPSPARAG